The Spirosoma radiotolerans genome has a window encoding:
- a CDS encoding NADH-quinone oxidoreductase subunit D translates to MTTQTIQYEYAPGHFKASEPSVYQPEMLDEGEMILNMGPQHPSTHGVLRFEVVTNGEIIVDVVPHLGYLHRCFEKHAQSLPFNQTIPFVDRLDYLAAMNSEHAFVMGVEKMLGIQNDIPKRTEYIRVLVAELNRIAAHFVGIGTYALDIGAYTPFLWLMRDREHIQRLLEWVSGARMLYNYIWVGGLFYDLPVGFEERCREFISYLKPKLVELKQLVIENEIFVKRTANVGVLPLSVAIDYGCTGPMLRGSGLRYDLRRVDGYSVYPELDFAIPIGEGKMGTVGDCWDRNNVRVLECHESIRIVEQCLDQLLGDHKRTREYDPQAVVPKKIRPKAMDFYARAESSKGELGFFFRTDGKSDVPVRCKARSCCFHNLSVISEISKGAMLADLVAIIGSIDVVMGEVDR, encoded by the coding sequence ATGACGACACAAACAATACAATACGAGTACGCACCAGGACACTTTAAGGCATCGGAACCGAGTGTTTACCAACCCGAAATGCTTGATGAGGGCGAAATGATTCTGAACATGGGGCCACAGCATCCGTCGACCCACGGTGTGTTGCGGTTTGAAGTCGTCACCAATGGCGAGATCATTGTTGATGTGGTACCGCATTTGGGCTATCTGCATCGCTGCTTTGAAAAACACGCCCAGTCGCTTCCGTTCAACCAGACCATCCCTTTCGTTGACCGGCTCGACTATCTGGCTGCTATGAATTCCGAACACGCTTTTGTGATGGGCGTAGAGAAAATGCTTGGGATTCAGAACGATATTCCTAAACGAACCGAATACATCCGGGTGCTGGTCGCGGAACTGAATCGGATTGCCGCGCATTTTGTCGGCATTGGTACTTATGCGCTCGACATTGGTGCCTACACACCTTTTCTGTGGCTCATGCGCGACCGGGAACATATTCAGCGCCTGCTCGAATGGGTTAGTGGTGCCCGAATGCTCTACAATTACATTTGGGTGGGTGGCCTTTTTTATGACTTGCCCGTTGGCTTTGAGGAGCGGTGCCGGGAGTTTATTTCCTACCTGAAACCTAAGCTGGTCGAATTGAAGCAACTGGTCATTGAAAACGAAATCTTCGTAAAACGCACGGCAAACGTGGGTGTTTTACCCCTGTCGGTGGCTATCGATTATGGCTGCACGGGTCCCATGCTGCGAGGGTCGGGGTTGCGGTATGACCTCCGCCGGGTAGACGGCTACTCGGTGTATCCCGAGCTGGACTTTGCTATTCCCATTGGCGAAGGAAAAATGGGGACCGTTGGCGACTGCTGGGATCGGAACAATGTTCGCGTGCTGGAGTGCCATGAGTCTATCCGAATTGTGGAGCAATGCCTCGATCAGCTGCTCGGCGATCATAAACGTACCCGCGAGTATGATCCACAGGCTGTAGTGCCCAAGAAAATTCGGCCAAAGGCGATGGACTTCTACGCCCGTGCCGAAAGCTCCAAAGGCGAACTGGGTTTCTTTTTTCGAACCGATGGGAAATCTGATGTACCCGTGCGCTGCAAGGCCCGGTCATGCTGTTTTCACAACCTATCGGTCATTAGTGAAATCAGTAAAGGAGCCATGCTGGCCGATTTAGTGGCCATTATTGGTTCCATTGACGTAGTTATGGGCGAAGTGGACCGGTAA
- a CDS encoding DUF4295 domain-containing protein, producing MAKKVVATLKTKDNGKAFAKIIKAVKSPKTGAYTFKEEMVPVDEVQAALKS from the coding sequence ATGGCAAAAAAGGTAGTTGCAACCCTGAAAACGAAGGACAACGGCAAGGCATTCGCTAAAATCATTAAAGCCGTTAAATCGCCTAAAACTGGCGCCTATACCTTCAAAGAAGAAATGGTCCCGGTTGACGAAGTACAGGCTGCGCTGAAAAGCTAG
- the ftsY gene encoding signal recognition particle-docking protein FtsY — protein MALFGLFSKEKKETLDKGLEKTKDSFFSKLGRAVVGKSTVDEEVLDEVENVLISSDVGVETTVKIIRRIEERVARDKYVGTEELDRILREEIAGLLSDSNTVDVTDDFSLPAGIKPYVIMVVGVNGVGKTTTIGKLAAQFHKRGKKVVLGAGDTFRAAAVDQLKLWGDRVGVPVISHGMNTDPSAVAFDAVKKATEIGADVVIIDTAGRLHTKINLMNELTKIKRVMQKFTPDAPHEVLLVLDGSTGQNAFIQATEFTKATEVTALAITKLDGTAKGGVVIGISDQFRIPVKYIGVGEKIDDLQTFNKMEFVDSFFKK, from the coding sequence ATGGCCCTATTTGGTTTATTTTCAAAGGAAAAGAAAGAAACGCTCGACAAAGGCTTAGAGAAAACAAAAGATAGCTTTTTTTCTAAACTCGGCCGGGCCGTGGTTGGAAAGTCCACTGTCGACGAAGAGGTTCTGGACGAAGTCGAAAACGTGCTCATTTCGTCGGATGTGGGTGTTGAAACAACAGTTAAAATTATCCGTAGAATCGAAGAACGTGTTGCCCGTGATAAATATGTGGGGACAGAAGAACTGGACCGGATTCTACGCGAGGAAATAGCAGGTTTGCTATCAGACAGTAATACGGTTGATGTAACAGACGACTTTTCGCTACCCGCTGGCATAAAGCCCTACGTAATCATGGTGGTGGGCGTGAATGGCGTTGGTAAAACGACGACTATTGGTAAACTGGCGGCTCAATTTCACAAGCGCGGTAAAAAAGTGGTGCTGGGTGCAGGAGATACGTTCAGGGCAGCCGCCGTTGATCAGCTCAAACTGTGGGGTGATCGGGTGGGCGTTCCGGTTATTTCGCACGGCATGAATACCGACCCGTCAGCCGTTGCTTTCGATGCCGTGAAAAAAGCAACCGAGATTGGTGCCGATGTTGTGATCATCGACACTGCCGGACGCTTGCACACGAAAATTAACCTGATGAACGAGCTAACCAAAATAAAGCGCGTGATGCAAAAATTCACGCCCGATGCACCGCATGAAGTGCTGCTGGTTCTCGACGGTTCGACCGGACAAAACGCGTTCATCCAGGCAACCGAGTTCACCAAAGCAACGGAGGTAACGGCACTAGCCATCACCAAGCTGGATGGTACGGCCAAAGGGGGCGTTGTGATCGGCATTTCGGACCAGTTCAGGATTCCGGTCAAATACATTGGTGTCGGCGAAAAAATTGATGATCTCCAGACGTTCAATAAAATGGAGTTTGTAGATTCGTTTTTCAAGAAATGA
- the rpmG gene encoding 50S ribosomal protein L33: MAKKGANRIQVILECTEQKDSGVPGMSRYITTKNRKNTPARIERKKYNPFLKKVTLHKEIK; encoded by the coding sequence ATGGCAAAGAAAGGCGCCAATAGAATCCAGGTTATTCTGGAATGCACCGAGCAGAAAGACAGCGGTGTTCCCGGCATGTCCCGGTACATTACTACGAAAAACCGGAAGAACACGCCGGCTCGTATCGAGCGGAAAAAGTATAATCCGTTCCTCAAGAAAGTAACGCTGCACAAAGAAATTAAATAG